The Chloroflexota bacterium genome has a segment encoding these proteins:
- a CDS encoding transposase: MTVCANDWRDVWGKVRGGDVSLNDLGLIIEDCWENIPAHFPHVRLDQFCVMPNHLHGILLFTDTGRGTIYRAPTEALSGTVGIDSPSEAGKEQFSQPVAGSLPTVIRTFKAAVTRYARSIREHGDFKVWQRGYYERVIRDERELEEVRKYIANNPAKWDLDIENPAVRTKESLGTH; the protein is encoded by the coding sequence GTGACGGTCTGTGCGAACGACTGGAGGGATGTATGGGGCAAGGTGCGCGGTGGAGACGTTTCGCTCAACGACCTTGGACTCATCATTGAAGATTGCTGGGAGAATATACCTGCTCACTTTCCCCACGTAAGGCTCGACCAATTCTGCGTGATGCCTAATCACCTGCACGGCATTCTCCTATTTACCGACACCGGTAGGGGCACGATATATCGTGCCCCTACTGAGGCGTTGAGTGGTACGGTGGGAATCGATTCACCTAGCGAAGCCGGAAAAGAGCAGTTTTCTCAGCCAGTTGCGGGATCGCTGCCAACAGTAATTCGGACCTTTAAGGCGGCGGTCACAAGGTACGCGCGCAGCATTAGGGAACATGGGGATTTCAAGGTTTGGCAGCGAGGGTACTATGAGCGGGTAATTCGCGACGAAAGGGAACTCGAAGAAGTGCGCAAATACATTGCCAACAATCCAGCGAAATGGGATTTGGATATTGAGAATCCAGCAGTTCGAACCAAAGAATCGTTGGGTACGCATTGA
- a CDS encoding Gfo/Idh/MocA family oxidoreductase yields the protein MSSELRAGVFGVRRGRSFVRVLQAMDGVSVTAIADMNAERRETICEEHNVPKGYATLEEMLVEDLDLVVVATPAPQHAKHSIQVLEAGVNVISEIPILATREEADQLVAAAEKSDALYMCGENCSYWAYVHTLKHLNQRGDMGQIFAAEAEYIHNIPKLRRDEHGNRIWRSPMPPITYLTHSLGPIMWVTGQYPVEVVCLGTKEHYEPDLDDIQVAIFRMTDDSVVRISCSFANSHWGNHRQVFMGTKATFDSGWIGKDEPKFRYAGEREFVVPDNLPLGTNFPDAPETAALGGHGTAEWFMLKDFMKAIREGSPAPIDVYDGIMYSLPGVCAAESAANGGQPVEIPQYQLQRD from the coding sequence ATGAGCAGCGAATTGCGTGCGGGCGTATTCGGCGTGCGGCGCGGGCGAAGTTTTGTGCGCGTGTTGCAGGCCATGGACGGCGTGAGCGTTACGGCAATTGCCGATATGAACGCCGAACGGCGGGAAACGATTTGTGAAGAGCACAACGTGCCTAAGGGTTACGCCACGCTAGAGGAGATGCTGGTAGAGGACTTGGACCTCGTGGTGGTGGCGACACCGGCGCCCCAGCACGCTAAGCATTCCATACAGGTGCTCGAGGCGGGCGTGAACGTCATCTCCGAGATTCCCATCCTTGCCACGCGGGAAGAGGCCGACCAACTCGTTGCCGCGGCGGAAAAGAGTGACGCCCTCTATATGTGCGGTGAAAACTGCAGCTACTGGGCGTATGTACACACTCTCAAGCACCTCAACCAACGCGGGGACATGGGACAGATCTTCGCCGCGGAAGCCGAGTACATTCACAACATTCCCAAACTGCGGCGCGACGAGCATGGCAATCGTATCTGGCGGTCGCCCATGCCCCCAATCACGTATCTCACGCACAGCCTGGGCCCGATCATGTGGGTCACCGGACAGTATCCGGTGGAGGTCGTGTGTCTGGGGACCAAAGAGCACTACGAACCGGATCTCGACGACATCCAGGTGGCGATCTTCCGCATGACCGATGATAGCGTTGTGCGCATTTCCTGCTCGTTTGCCAATTCCCACTGGGGCAACCATCGGCAGGTGTTCATGGGCACCAAGGCGACGTTTGACTCCGGCTGGATCGGCAAGGACGAACCGAAGTTCCGCTACGCCGGAGAACGAGAGTTTGTCGTGCCAGACAATCTCCCCCTGGGCACAAACTTCCCCGATGCGCCGGAAACCGCCGCTCTGGGCGGTCACGGCACCGCCGAGTGGTTCATGCTAAAGGACTTCATGAAGGCCATCCGCGAGGGCAGTCCCGCGCCCATCGACGTTTACGACGGCATCATGTACAGTCTGCCGGGCGTCTGCGCCGCCGAATCCGCCGCCAACGGCGGCCAGCCGGTAGAGATACCACAATATCAGTTACAGCGGGACTAG
- a CDS encoding mannonate dehydratase, whose amino-acid sequence MKIGVRANRQSLKSGGDDYLRFLQQIGVDCIDIELGMVPGYDETGCFTREGLHDIVTRFATAGLRIERANATNSHHLDALIGGPNAARQREHLCTMAELLGEVDVPVMGVQCFQAANAGGSTTTGRSWPEGRGGYRYYHFDLADEEAGQTAPRFTVTADQLWENLLTTYKQLIPVAEGANINVAMHGNDPPLYELYGNPQILCRFADFDRLFSEVPSPHNTMTFCVGTRYESGESIFEGIRHFGGQGKVVHVHFRNVRGRLPVDGSYSEVFLDEGDMHMQQVVEALHGVHYQGAIDFDHVMRLTGDTANGHQYVAYSVGYVRALLQGLGN is encoded by the coding sequence ATGAAGATCGGTGTACGCGCGAACCGGCAGTCGCTAAAGAGTGGCGGAGACGATTACCTGCGCTTCCTGCAGCAGATCGGAGTGGACTGTATCGATATCGAACTTGGGATGGTGCCAGGATACGACGAGACCGGGTGCTTTACGCGGGAAGGATTGCACGACATCGTGACGCGCTTTGCCACGGCCGGTCTGCGCATCGAGCGTGCCAATGCCACCAATTCTCACCACCTCGATGCCCTTATCGGCGGCCCTAACGCGGCCCGGCAGCGCGAACACCTTTGCACCATGGCGGAGTTGCTGGGTGAGGTGGACGTGCCCGTGATGGGCGTCCAGTGCTTTCAAGCCGCCAATGCCGGGGGCAGCACCACAACCGGGCGCTCCTGGCCGGAGGGCCGCGGCGGCTACCGCTACTACCACTTCGACCTCGCGGATGAAGAGGCAGGGCAAACCGCCCCGCGCTTCACCGTTACCGCCGACCAGCTCTGGGAAAATCTTCTCACCACCTACAAGCAACTAATACCTGTGGCTGAAGGCGCAAACATAAACGTCGCGATGCACGGCAACGATCCGCCGCTGTATGAACTCTACGGCAATCCGCAGATCCTCTGCCGCTTTGCCGACTTCGACCGCCTCTTCAGCGAGGTTCCCAGCCCGCACAACACCATGACGTTTTGCGTCGGCACGCGCTACGAATCAGGCGAGAGCATCTTTGAGGGAATCCGCCACTTCGGCGGGCAGGGCAAAGTCGTCCACGTGCACTTCCGCAACGTGCGCGGCAGGCTGCCGGTAGACGGCAGCTACAGCGAGGTCTTCTTGGATGAGGGCGACATGCACATGCAGCAAGTCGTGGAGGCACTGCATGGGGTACACTACCAAGGTGCCATTGACTTCGACCACGTGATGCGGTTGACCGGCGACACGGCGAATGGACATCAATACGTTGCCTACTCGGTGGGCTACGTGCGGGCGCTGCTGCAGGGGTTGGGGAATTAG
- a CDS encoding DUF433 domain-containing protein: protein MTQTEKELFRGLYTLPDAARLLRATTPATIESKGASIKPTARHLARWTRRDGMSKKKRVITFFDLIRLRMIALVRSRGISYRKIELAEKYISEVCDTEHPFLLEDMWTAELELFVSSKEKLIAASKYGQTAFDELLTQILIPVPDHGLSFGADKTPESWRPKKSVLIDPEIQFGSPCIEGTRIDTKTIWSLKQDGNSEASLAEMFDLEGDQVRCALEWETHLNSAA, encoded by the coding sequence ATGACACAGACAGAAAAAGAACTCTTTAGGGGACTTTACACCTTACCGGATGCTGCAAGGCTACTGCGGGCAACGACGCCTGCCACTATTGAATCCAAAGGTGCGTCCATTAAGCCAACTGCAAGGCACTTAGCACGGTGGACGCGTCGGGACGGGATGTCAAAGAAAAAACGTGTAATAACGTTTTTCGACCTTATACGCTTGCGAATGATTGCACTTGTTCGGTCCAGAGGAATATCCTACCGAAAGATTGAACTTGCGGAAAAGTACATTAGTGAAGTTTGCGATACCGAACACCCGTTCTTATTAGAGGATATGTGGACTGCCGAGTTGGAGTTGTTTGTAAGCTCTAAGGAAAAGTTGATTGCAGCCTCGAAATATGGCCAGACTGCTTTTGATGAGTTATTGACTCAAATCCTAATCCCTGTTCCCGACCACGGTCTTTCGTTTGGAGCCGATAAAACACCAGAATCCTGGCGTCCCAAGAAGAGCGTACTAATCGACCCTGAAATTCAGTTTGGATCGCCATGCATCGAAGGCACGCGAATTGATACCAAGACGATTTGGTCATTGAAGCAAGATGGCAATAGCGAGGCTTCTCTTGCTGAAATGTTCGACTTGGAAGGAGACCAAGTAAGATGTGCACTTGAGTGGGAGACCCATCTAAACAGTGCGGCCTAA
- the pstA gene encoding phosphate ABC transporter permease PstA: MQWRRIKAHFFVVLGLLSVLLGVVTLLVLLADVIIQSTGWLDWQFFTSFDSRFPERAGIKAALFGTLYMMLFTMLLAVPIGVMSAIYLEEYAGDNWFTQFIQVNIANLAGVPSIVYGLLGLQVFVRWMEMGRSVLAGSCTMALLILPIIIVASREAIRAVPPSMREASFALGASKWETVRHHVLPYALPGMLTGAILAAARAIGETAPLITIGALTFVPFLPEHPLDRFTVLPIQIFNWVSRAQSEFHELAAAGIIVLLVVLIALNSVAIYLRQRLRTKY; encoded by the coding sequence ATGCAGTGGCGGCGCATCAAGGCCCACTTCTTTGTGGTGTTGGGCCTGCTGAGCGTGTTGCTCGGTGTTGTCACGCTGCTCGTGCTTCTGGCAGACGTAATTATTCAGAGCACCGGTTGGCTGGACTGGCAATTCTTTACCAGCTTCGACTCGCGTTTTCCGGAACGTGCCGGGATTAAGGCGGCACTCTTCGGCACGCTCTATATGATGCTCTTTACCATGCTGCTCGCCGTGCCCATTGGAGTTATGTCGGCAATCTACCTGGAAGAATATGCCGGCGATAACTGGTTTACCCAGTTTATTCAGGTGAACATTGCCAACTTGGCCGGGGTGCCATCTATCGTGTACGGATTGCTCGGCCTGCAGGTGTTCGTGCGTTGGATGGAGATGGGGCGCAGCGTGCTGGCCGGTTCATGCACCATGGCGCTGCTTATCCTACCCATCATCATCGTTGCTTCCCGCGAGGCGATACGCGCCGTGCCGCCAAGCATGCGGGAAGCTTCTTTTGCGCTTGGCGCTTCCAAGTGGGAGACCGTACGCCACCACGTGTTGCCGTATGCCCTGCCCGGCATGCTCACCGGCGCCATTCTGGCGGCGGCGCGCGCCATCGGCGAAACCGCGCCGCTCATTACCATCGGCGCCCTGACGTTCGTGCCGTTTCTCCCTGAACATCCGCTCGATCGCTTTACCGTGTTGCCGATTCAGATTTTCAACTGGGTCTCACGCGCACAGTCGGAATTCCATGAACTGGCGGCAGCCGGCATCATAGTCCTGCTCGTCGTACTCATTGCGCTAAACTCCGTAGCAATCTATCTGCGTCAACGACTTCGCACTAAATATTAG
- the pstC gene encoding phosphate ABC transporter permease subunit PstC — protein sequence MSKRASRNLKEEAIRYALMATATLSIVTTLGILFSLMGETLFFFREVSIFEFLTETEWTPLFSIKKFGIWPLVTATALVAFIALAVAIPTGLLIAIYLSEFARPRVRDVVKPVLEVLAGVPTVVYGYFALTLVTPILQEFIPGLRIFNALSAGIVMGVMIIPMVASLSEDAIGAVPQALREGAYGLGATRFEVATQVVVPAALSGIVASAVLALSRAVGETMIVSIAAGQNPTFTLDPRVPIETMTAYIVQVSLGDTPFASLEYRTIFAVGTMLFILTFAMNIFAHWFVRRFREEYD from the coding sequence ATGAGCAAACGGGCGAGCCGCAACTTGAAAGAGGAAGCCATACGCTATGCGCTCATGGCAACGGCAACGCTCTCTATCGTTACGACCCTCGGCATCCTCTTCTCCCTCATGGGAGAGACGTTGTTCTTCTTCAGGGAAGTTTCAATCTTCGAGTTTCTCACCGAGACCGAGTGGACCCCACTCTTCTCAATAAAGAAGTTTGGGATCTGGCCGCTGGTCACTGCTACCGCGCTTGTCGCCTTCATCGCGCTGGCGGTGGCTATCCCCACCGGCCTGCTCATCGCAATCTACCTCAGCGAATTTGCTCGACCGCGGGTACGCGACGTCGTCAAGCCCGTGCTTGAGGTACTCGCCGGTGTGCCCACCGTCGTTTACGGCTACTTCGCCCTGACGTTGGTGACGCCAATCCTGCAGGAGTTCATTCCGGGATTGCGCATCTTCAATGCACTTAGTGCCGGCATCGTGATGGGCGTCATGATTATTCCGATGGTAGCCTCCTTGAGCGAGGATGCCATCGGCGCCGTGCCGCAGGCATTGCGTGAAGGGGCGTACGGTTTGGGAGCGACCCGCTTTGAGGTGGCTACCCAGGTCGTGGTCCCGGCGGCGCTCTCCGGCATCGTGGCCTCGGCAGTGTTGGCGCTTTCACGCGCGGTTGGCGAAACCATGATTGTCTCTATCGCGGCGGGCCAAAACCCCACATTTACGCTGGACCCCCGTGTGCCGATAGAGACGATGACCGCGTACATTGTGCAGGTAAGCCTTGGAGACACGCCGTTTGCCTCGCTTGAATATCGCACGATCTTTGCCGTGGGTACCATGCTCTTCATCTTGACCTTTGCCATGAACATCTTCGCTCACTGGTTTGTCCGCCGCTTCCGGGAGGAATATGACTGA
- a CDS encoding Gfo/Idh/MocA family oxidoreductase: MSSDLRAGVLGVGRGLSFVRVLQAMDGVNVTAVADMNAERVQTVCDEHNVPHGFATLEEMLAEDLDLVVVATPIAQHAAHAIQVLEAGVNVLSEIPTLATREEADQLVAAVEKSDALYMTSENCNYWAYVHSLRHLNERGDFGQIFAAEAEYIHSIPSLRRDEHGNPTWRATMLPIIYLTHSLGPVMSVTGQYPVEVVCLGTAEHFEPGLTDIQMAIFRMTDDSVVRITCSFANCHWGNHRQVFMGTEATFDSGWIGKDEPKFRYAGGDFTIPDNLPLGTNYPDAPEAAALGGHGTAEWYMLEDFFTSIRTGGPVPIDVYEGIMYSLPGICAAESAANGGRPVAIPQYQLQRGG, translated from the coding sequence ATGAGCAGCGATTTGCGGGCGGGAGTCTTGGGCGTAGGTCGGGGGCTGAGCTTTGTCCGTGTGCTCCAGGCCATGGATGGCGTGAATGTGACGGCCGTAGCGGATATGAACGCCGAACGGGTGCAAACGGTATGTGACGAGCACAACGTGCCCCACGGCTTTGCCACGCTTGAGGAGATGCTGGCAGAAGACTTGGACCTCGTGGTGGTAGCCACACCGATAGCCCAGCACGCCGCGCATGCCATACAGGTGCTCGAGGCGGGCGTGAACGTGCTCTCCGAAATTCCTACGCTCGCCACGCGGGAGGAGGCCGACCAGTTAGTAGCCGCCGTTGAAAAGAGCGATGCGCTCTACATGACCAGCGAGAACTGCAATTACTGGGCGTACGTGCACTCTCTCCGGCACCTCAATGAGCGGGGAGACTTCGGACAGATCTTCGCCGCGGAAGCCGAGTATATTCACAGCATCCCCAGTCTGCGGCGCGACGAACACGGCAATCCCACGTGGCGGGCGACGATGCTGCCGATCATCTACCTCACCCACAGCCTCGGCCCGGTGATGTCGGTCACCGGCCAGTATCCCGTGGAGGTGGTCTGTCTGGGTACAGCGGAGCACTTCGAACCGGGCCTCACCGACATTCAGATGGCCATCTTTCGCATGACTGATGACAGCGTCGTGCGCATAACGTGTTCTTTCGCCAACTGCCATTGGGGCAACCACCGTCAGGTCTTCATGGGTACCGAGGCAACGTTTGACTCCGGCTGGATCGGCAAGGATGAGCCGAAATTCCGCTACGCGGGAGGAGACTTCACCATACCCGATAACCTGCCGCTGGGCACGAACTATCCCGATGCGCCGGAAGCCGCTGCCCTCGGTGGACACGGCACTGCCGAATGGTACATGCTGGAGGACTTCTTCACGTCGATCCGCACCGGCGGACCGGTGCCCATCGACGTCTACGAAGGCATTATGTACAGCCTGCCGGGTATCTGCGCGGCGGAATCCGCCGCCAACGGCGGCCGGCCGGTCGCAATTCCCCAGTACCAACTGCAGCGCGGCGGTTAG
- the pstB gene encoding phosphate ABC transporter ATP-binding protein PstB codes for MEIPDPAVEVNNFSLWYGDFQAVTDVSIRFPRKKITAVIGPSGCGKSTLLRGVNRMNELIGGVRTQGNVLLEGTDIYADTVDPVEVRRRIGMVFQKPNPFPRSIRDNILFGARVNGYQADEDELVEAALRGAALWDEVKHDLKQSGLALSGGQQQRLCIARAIAVSPEVLLMDEPCSALDPIATLKIEDLMRELAKDFTIIIVTHNMQQAARVSDYTAFMLSDDTARGKLIEFGPTTDLFTIPTDERTEAYITGRFG; via the coding sequence ATGGAGATTCCCGATCCGGCCGTTGAAGTGAATAACTTCAGTCTATGGTACGGGGATTTCCAGGCCGTTACTGATGTCTCCATCAGGTTTCCGCGCAAGAAGATCACGGCCGTCATCGGTCCCTCCGGCTGCGGCAAGAGCACGCTGCTGCGTGGGGTCAACCGCATGAATGAACTCATCGGCGGCGTGCGTACTCAAGGCAACGTGCTGTTGGAAGGCACGGACATCTACGCGGATACGGTGGACCCGGTTGAGGTGCGGCGGCGCATCGGCATGGTCTTCCAGAAGCCGAACCCGTTCCCGCGCTCGATCCGCGACAACATCCTTTTTGGCGCGCGCGTCAACGGCTATCAAGCCGACGAGGATGAACTGGTGGAAGCGGCGCTGCGCGGCGCGGCCCTCTGGGATGAGGTCAAGCACGATCTGAAGCAGAGCGGTCTCGCACTTTCCGGCGGTCAGCAGCAACGCCTCTGCATCGCCCGCGCCATCGCGGTCTCACCGGAAGTGCTGCTCATGGACGAGCCGTGCTCCGCGCTGGACCCTATCGCTACGCTGAAGATCGAAGACCTCATGCGCGAGCTTGCCAAGGACTTCACCATCATCATCGTTACCCACAACATGCAGCAGGCCGCCCGCGTCTCCGACTACACGGCCTTCATGCTCTCCGACGACACAGCCCGGGGCAAGCTCATCGAGTTCGGCCCCACCACCGACCTCTTCACAATTCCCACGGACGAGCGCACCGAGGCGTACATTACCGGCCGCTTTGGCTAG
- a CDS encoding aldolase/citrate lyase family protein has product MQKNRALAKIRAGGVTAGPAMGIDSPDLAEQVAHVGFDFVSFDWQHGQWTELSLNNALARFLHTDTAPIVRVKGHEPGTINRVLDMGALGVIVPMVETAEQAAAAASPARFPPAGTRSGGGMRLNLIGGGTAQDYFAAANDEVMVIVMVESEEAIANVESIMQVEGVDVVLIGPGDLMINVHAHGHDEAHHEALVQQVAAAGKRTGTAAGYVCQSYEQAQQRVAEGFRFLWFGNDSVFVSTGMQNLRQEIETLG; this is encoded by the coding sequence ATGCAGAAGAATCGGGCGCTGGCGAAGATCCGCGCCGGGGGCGTCACCGCCGGACCCGCGATGGGCATCGACTCGCCGGACTTGGCGGAGCAAGTCGCCCACGTGGGCTTCGACTTCGTGAGCTTTGACTGGCAGCACGGGCAGTGGACCGAACTGTCGCTGAACAACGCGCTAGCGCGCTTTCTCCACACCGATACTGCGCCCATCGTACGCGTGAAAGGTCACGAGCCCGGTACCATCAACCGCGTGCTCGACATGGGGGCACTGGGCGTCATTGTCCCCATGGTGGAGACCGCCGAACAGGCCGCGGCCGCTGCGAGCCCGGCGCGATTCCCGCCCGCTGGCACCCGCTCCGGCGGCGGCATGCGCCTCAATCTCATCGGGGGCGGTACCGCGCAGGACTACTTTGCCGCCGCCAATGATGAGGTCATGGTCATCGTCATGGTGGAGAGTGAAGAGGCCATTGCCAACGTGGAGAGCATCATGCAGGTGGAGGGCGTGGACGTCGTGCTCATCGGCCCCGGCGACCTCATGATCAACGTGCACGCCCACGGCCATGACGAGGCCCACCATGAGGCGCTGGTGCAGCAGGTCGCCGCCGCCGGCAAACGCACCGGCACCGCGGCTGGCTACGTCTGCCAGAGCTACGAGCAAGCCCAGCAGCGTGTTGCTGAGGGCTTCCGCTTCCTCTGGTTCGGCAACGATAGTGTCTTTGTAAGTACCGGCATGCAGAATCTCCGGCAGGAAATTGAGACGCTGGGATAG
- a CDS encoding PstS family phosphate ABC transporter substrate-binding protein produces the protein MTAPLRMSRRRFTFAAAGVAGFALLAACGGDSGAGESDGLAGESDELKGDIIVDGSSTVFPITMAAAEEFSIMHSGVRVSVGVSGTGGGFKKFAAGETDISDASRPIKPSEMEAVTAAGLEFIEIPVAYDGLTVVVNPENDWVDCLTVDELKKMWEPAAQGEVTNWNQIRDSFPDMPLDLFAPGVDSGTFDYFTEAIVGEAQSSRGDFQASEDDNVLVTGVSGSKSAIGYFGLSYYVENTDKVKAVPIDSGNGTCVEPSFATVADGSYQPLSRPIFIYVRKDAAERPEVDAFVKYYLSSEFTPLISSPEVGYVQLSSEIYAALTQRFADRVTGTLWPNGAEVGASLDRYMQ, from the coding sequence ATGACAGCACCGCTTCGGATGAGCAGACGACGGTTCACTTTTGCCGCGGCAGGCGTGGCAGGCTTTGCCCTGCTGGCTGCGTGCGGAGGAGATTCCGGCGCTGGCGAGAGTGATGGACTGGCTGGCGAGAGTGATGAGCTGAAAGGAGACATCATCGTCGATGGCTCCAGCACGGTCTTCCCCATCACCATGGCCGCTGCCGAAGAATTCAGCATCATGCATAGCGGCGTGCGCGTGAGCGTAGGCGTCTCCGGCACGGGCGGCGGCTTCAAGAAGTTTGCCGCCGGCGAGACTGACATATCGGACGCTTCGCGGCCCATCAAGCCCTCCGAGATGGAGGCGGTAACTGCCGCCGGGCTTGAGTTCATCGAAATTCCGGTTGCCTACGACGGCCTCACCGTGGTCGTCAACCCCGAGAACGACTGGGTAGACTGCCTGACGGTGGACGAACTGAAGAAGATGTGGGAACCGGCAGCGCAGGGCGAAGTCACGAACTGGAATCAGATTCGTGATAGCTTCCCGGATATGCCGCTGGACCTCTTCGCCCCCGGCGTGGATAGCGGTACGTTCGACTACTTCACCGAGGCCATCGTTGGCGAGGCCCAGTCCAGCCGCGGCGACTTTCAGGCCAGCGAGGACGACAACGTGCTCGTGACCGGCGTCTCCGGCAGCAAGAGCGCCATCGGCTACTTCGGTCTTTCCTACTACGTGGAAAACACCGATAAAGTCAAGGCCGTCCCGATTGACTCCGGTAACGGCACGTGCGTGGAACCGTCCTTCGCAACGGTCGCCGACGGCAGCTACCAGCCGCTAAGCCGCCCGATCTTTATCTATGTGCGGAAAGACGCGGCAGAGCGTCCTGAGGTGGATGCGTTCGTCAAGTACTATCTCAGCAGTGAGTTCACGCCCCTGATTTCCAGTCCCGAGGTTGGCTACGTGCAGCTCTCCAGCGAGATCTACGCGGCGCTTACCCAGCGCTTCGCTGATCGCGTCACCGGCACGTTGTGGCCGAACGGCGCTGAGGTCGGCGCATCGCTCGACCGCTACATGCAGTAA
- a CDS encoding MFS transporter: MAATQQETSTDSPAQPDRLTIWAFYVGTFLYWGALYIYSPILSVYAESLGATFTLIGIVVGTYGLVQMVLRIPLGILSDRWGRRLPFLYAGHFFNIVGCLGLALAPTATYLAVFRGVLGISAATWVAFTVLYASYFPADEAPKAMGIMSAINGVSLIVVNLAGGQIAESLGMVATFYAGAGLAVIGLISTVPIKEKRVTRKPPTLRQIWRIMTHPALIIVASVTALNHYAFWATTFSFVPVYADDLGASKFTLGIIGVVSLVPYTLASLVNHRFAQRLGDNWAVFTGMMIMAATTFVVPLIQDIPLLAASQGINGIGRGIVYPLLMGLSIREISSEDRATAMGVFQAVYAIGMFVGPMTAGAVADLLGLGGAFILSGAVSVFAALTALVLIKRRPAEQAAG, encoded by the coding sequence GTGGCAGCAACTCAGCAAGAGACATCAACCGACTCCCCTGCTCAGCCTGATCGGCTGACCATCTGGGCATTCTATGTCGGCACGTTTCTCTACTGGGGCGCGCTGTACATCTACTCGCCGATCCTCTCGGTTTATGCAGAGTCGCTGGGAGCGACGTTTACGCTCATCGGCATCGTGGTTGGCACCTACGGCCTGGTCCAAATGGTGCTCCGCATACCGCTGGGCATACTATCCGACCGCTGGGGCCGGCGGCTGCCGTTTCTCTACGCGGGACATTTCTTCAACATCGTCGGCTGCTTGGGCTTGGCGCTCGCGCCTACCGCCACGTATTTGGCCGTGTTTCGCGGCGTGTTGGGCATCAGCGCTGCCACCTGGGTGGCGTTTACGGTGCTTTATGCCAGCTACTTTCCGGCCGACGAGGCACCCAAGGCCATGGGCATCATGTCGGCGATTAATGGCGTCTCGCTGATCGTGGTGAATCTTGCCGGCGGCCAAATCGCCGAATCCTTGGGCATGGTAGCCACGTTCTACGCCGGCGCCGGCCTGGCCGTCATCGGTCTGATCTCGACCGTCCCGATCAAGGAAAAGCGCGTTACGCGCAAACCGCCAACCCTCCGGCAGATTTGGCGCATCATGACCCATCCGGCGCTCATCATCGTGGCCTCGGTGACGGCGCTGAACCATTACGCCTTCTGGGCGACGACGTTCAGCTTTGTGCCCGTCTACGCCGACGACCTGGGGGCAAGCAAGTTTACGCTGGGCATCATCGGCGTGGTCTCGCTGGTGCCGTATACGCTGGCGTCACTCGTCAACCACCGCTTTGCCCAACGCCTCGGCGACAATTGGGCAGTCTTCACCGGCATGATGATCATGGCCGCTACCACGTTTGTGGTGCCGCTAATTCAAGACATACCGCTCCTCGCGGCCTCCCAGGGCATCAACGGCATCGGGCGCGGCATTGTCTATCCCTTGCTCATGGGGCTGAGCATTCGTGAGATTTCCAGCGAAGACCGCGCCACCGCCATGGGCGTCTTCCAAGCCGTATACGCCATCGGCATGTTCGTCGGCCCTATGACGGCGGGCGCGGTGGCCGACCTGCTCGGTCTGGGCGGTGCGTTCATTCTCTCCGGCGCTGTGTCGGTTTTCGCGGCGCTGACGGCGCTCGTGCTCATCAAGCGGAGACCGGCGGAGCAGGCGGCGGGATAG